One genomic region from Colletotrichum lupini chromosome 7, complete sequence encodes:
- a CDS encoding fungal cellulose binding domain-containing protein — protein sequence MKFSAAVLVLASLASAHYVFPSVTYNGKTTNDWEVVRKTTNFQSNGPVTDVTSSQMTCYQLAPGNEGATVLDVTAGSTIGYNAKASISHPGPINFYMAKAPSGTSITNWDGSGKNWFKIYSDGPTVTSGGLTWPTNGKATVNVQIPKCIENGDYFLRVEHIALHSASSVGGAQLYISCAQLRVTGGTGTYKPNLMSFPGAYSPNDPGLVVNIYYPVPTNYKAPGGDALTC from the exons ATGAAATTCTCTGCAGCTGTTCTGGTACTGGCGTCTCTGGCATCGGCTCATT ACGTCTTCCCTTCTGTCACCTACAATGGCAAGACTACGAACGACTGGGAAGTCGTTCGCAAAACAACAAACTTCCAGTCCAACGGGCCCGTCACAGACGTTACTAGCTCGCAAATGACATGCTACCAGCTCGCGCCCGGCAACGAGGGAGCCACGGTTCTCGACGTCACAGCTGGCTCGACCATTG GGTACAACGCCAAAGCGTCCATCTCCCACCCCGGACCCATCAACTTCTACATGGCCAAGGCGCCCTCCGGCACAAGCATCACAAACTGGGACGGCTCCGGCAAGAACTGGTTCAAGATCTACAGCGACGGCCCCACTGTCACCTCGGGCGGCCTAACGTGGCCGACAAACG GCAAGGCAACAGTCAACGTCCAGATCCCAAAGTGCATCGAGAACGGCGACTACTTCCTCCGCGTCGAGCACATCGCCCTCCACAGCGCCAGCAGCGTCGGAGGCGCCCAGCTGTACATCTCGTGCGCCCAGCTCCGCGTCACGGGCGGCACGGGCACGTACAAGCCGAACCTCATGTCGTTCCCCGGCGCCTACAGCCCCAATGATCCCGGCTTGGTtgtaaatatttactaccctgTGCCGACCAACTACAAAGCTCCTGGGGGTGACGCTTTGACTTGCTGA